The Streptomyces sp. NBC_00569 genomic sequence TCCACCCTCCTCTCCCCCGACCCCGCCTCCGGCGAGATCCGCGTCGGCGGGCACGACCTCGCGACCAAGGCGCAGGCGGTACGCGGCGCGATCGGTGTCACCGGGCAGTTCTCCGCCGTCGACGGCCTGATCACCGGCGAGGAGAACATGCTCCTCATGGCCGACCTGCACCACCTGCCCAAGCGTGAGGGGCGGCGCGTCGCCGCCGAACTCCTCGAGCGGTTTGACCTCACCGACGCCGCATCGAAGCCCGCCTCCACCTACTCGGGCGGCATGAAGCGCCGCCTCGACATCGCCATGACCCTGGTCGGCAACCCCCGGATCATCTTCCTCGACGAGCCGACCACCGGCCTCGACCCCCGCGCCCGCCACAACATGTGGGGCATCATCCGCGAACTCGTCACCGACGGGGTCACCGTCTTCCTCACCACCCAGTACCTGGACGAGGCCGACGAACTCGCCGACCGTATCGCCGTCCTCAACAACGGCAAGATCGCCGCCGAAGGCAGCGCCGACGAACTCAAGCGACTCATCCCCGGCGGACACATCCGGCTCCGCTTCACCGACCCCGACGCCTACCAGTCCGCCGCCCTCTCCCTGCGTGAGGTCCAGCGGGACGACGAGGCGCTCGCGCTGCAGATTCCCAGTGACGGCAGCCAGCGCGACCTGCGCTCCATCCTCGACCGGCTGGACTCGACCGGCATCGAGGCGGACGAGCTGACCGTGCACACCCCCGACCTCGACGACGTGTTCTTCGCCCTCACCACCACCAACGTGCCGGCCCAGCCCAACCAGCCCAAGGAGGAAGCCCGATGAGCTCCCTGTCCCTCGCCGTGCGCGACTCGACCACCATGCTGCGCCGCAACCTCCTGCACGCCCGCCGCTACCCGTCGCTCACCCTCAACCTGCTGCTCACACCGATCATGCTGCTCCTGCTCTTCGTCTACATCTTCGGCGACGTCATGAGCACCGGCATCGGCGGCCACGACGCCGACCGCTCCGTCTACATCGCCTACATCGTCCCCGGCCTGCTCCTGATGACCATCGGCTCCACCACCATCGGCACCGCCGTCTCCGTCTCCAACGACATGACCGAAGGCATCATCGCCCGCTTCCGCACCATGGCCATCCACCGCGGCTCCGTCCTCATCGGACACGTCATCGGCAGCGTCCTGCAGTGCATCGCCAGCGTCATCCTCGTCGGGGCCGTCGCCGTCGCCATCGGCTTCCGCTCCACCGACGCGACCGCCCTCGAATGGCTGGCCGCGTTCGGGCTTCTCGTGCTGTTCGCGACGGCGCTCACCTGGATCGCGGTCGGTATGGGGTTGATCAGCCCGAACGCCGAGGCTGCCAGCAACAACGCCATGCCCCTGATCCTGCTGCCCCTCCTGTCCAGCGCCTTCATCCCCACCGACACCATGCCCGGCTGGTTCCAGCCCATCGCCGAATACCAGCCCTTCACCCCCGCCATCGAAACCCTCCGCGGCCTCCTCCTCGGCAGCGAGATCGGCAACAACGGCTGGCTCACCATCGCCTGGAGCCTCGGCCTCACCATCCTCGGCTACTACTGGTCCAAGGCGAAGTTCAACGACGACCCGAAGTAGCCCGGATGACCAGGCGGACCACCACGCAAAACCCGCAC encodes the following:
- a CDS encoding ABC transporter permease produces the protein MSSLSLAVRDSTTMLRRNLLHARRYPSLTLNLLLTPIMLLLLFVYIFGDVMSTGIGGHDADRSVYIAYIVPGLLLMTIGSTTIGTAVSVSNDMTEGIIARFRTMAIHRGSVLIGHVIGSVLQCIASVILVGAVAVAIGFRSTDATALEWLAAFGLLVLFATALTWIAVGMGLISPNAEAASNNAMPLILLPLLSSAFIPTDTMPGWFQPIAEYQPFTPAIETLRGLLLGSEIGNNGWLTIAWSLGLTILGYYWSKAKFNDDPK
- a CDS encoding ATP-binding cassette domain-containing protein, whose amino-acid sequence is MTNLAIAANGLRKSYGDKTVLDGIDLAVPEGTVFSLLGPNGAGKTTAVKILSTLLSPDPASGEIRVGGHDLATKAQAVRGAIGVTGQFSAVDGLITGEENMLLMADLHHLPKREGRRVAAELLERFDLTDAASKPASTYSGGMKRRLDIAMTLVGNPRIIFLDEPTTGLDPRARHNMWGIIRELVTDGVTVFLTTQYLDEADELADRIAVLNNGKIAAEGSADELKRLIPGGHIRLRFTDPDAYQSAALSLREVQRDDEALALQIPSDGSQRDLRSILDRLDSTGIEADELTVHTPDLDDVFFALTTTNVPAQPNQPKEEAR